From Aurantimicrobium sp. INA4, one genomic window encodes:
- a CDS encoding putative Ig domain-containing protein, producing MTIRHKLVAVLAALFSLMLAFGTSLSASAAPVVVTSIPTGQFSLTVAMSGDGNRVYSATYLGSLSIVDTGNNQILSTTSLAGFTNLFVLQAHPSSDLVYALNSKVSGSEVVVIDVSGATPTITSRITVGANSKSMAISPDGTRLYVGNNGSTDNSVSIVNTTTNTLVATLAAPNAPTTAGARLDAPWGIVVSPDGSKVYVSYYDDDNSATTLPGLARIDTATNTFDIVKEFADTVHPRGLAVTSNGQSLYMANFGTGTNGQQWIEQFQTSNLSSLAQTQTLTQSSAVLKYPTEIALSADDSTLFVSFATASGTTGAVNVYPTANMASPTTLQVTGAGNVAYYIAPGRALSSHFAYVGSGMNLFLIGEYISLQRQTLSASTETTVTSSALTASGFSGTVTYSISPALPAGFTFNTSTGVITGSASTAFGPSSFTISGTDGTTTAVATVSLTVTAPGGNGGGSSNQLANTGSKSQLPVALIGLMFLFSGVAVYSGSIAIQRRNSN from the coding sequence ATGACAATCCGCCACAAATTAGTCGCAGTGCTGGCAGCGCTCTTTTCTCTCATGCTGGCTTTTGGTACTTCTCTATCTGCCTCTGCAGCACCTGTCGTTGTTACAAGCATTCCCACAGGACAGTTTTCTCTGACTGTTGCCATGTCTGGAGATGGGAATCGGGTATACAGCGCAACCTATCTGGGTAGCCTCAGCATTGTAGACACTGGAAACAATCAGATTCTCAGCACAACCTCTCTGGCAGGGTTTACCAATCTTTTTGTACTTCAGGCACACCCAAGTTCAGACCTTGTTTATGCGCTCAACAGTAAAGTTTCCGGCAGTGAAGTTGTTGTAATCGATGTTTCTGGCGCAACACCAACGATCACTTCTCGAATTACCGTCGGCGCTAATTCAAAATCGATGGCAATTTCTCCTGATGGGACTCGTTTGTACGTTGGAAACAACGGAAGTACTGACAACTCTGTGAGTATTGTCAACACCACCACTAACACTCTTGTAGCCACACTAGCTGCGCCGAACGCGCCCACTACTGCTGGGGCACGTCTTGATGCTCCATGGGGAATTGTTGTCTCGCCCGACGGTTCCAAGGTTTACGTCAGTTACTATGACGACGATAACTCAGCAACTACTTTGCCTGGTTTAGCGCGCATTGATACTGCAACAAACACCTTTGACATCGTGAAGGAATTTGCAGACACAGTTCACCCAAGGGGATTAGCAGTAACCTCAAACGGGCAGTCACTTTATATGGCTAACTTTGGTACCGGAACAAATGGTCAACAGTGGATTGAACAGTTCCAGACTTCGAATCTTTCCTCTCTTGCTCAGACACAAACTCTGACTCAATCAAGCGCTGTGCTGAAATATCCAACAGAAATTGCTCTTTCCGCAGACGATTCAACCTTGTTTGTTTCCTTTGCGACGGCCAGTGGAACTACAGGTGCAGTAAATGTGTACCCCACTGCAAACATGGCAAGCCCCACCACGCTTCAGGTCACTGGAGCAGGAAATGTGGCCTACTACATTGCCCCGGGCCGTGCATTGTCCTCACACTTTGCTTATGTGGGAAGTGGGATGAACCTCTTCCTCATTGGGGAATACATTTCTCTCCAGCGACAGACTCTTTCAGCTAGCACCGAAACTACGGTTACAAGCTCAGCGCTTACAGCATCTGGGTTTAGTGGAACTGTAACCTATTCAATTTCCCCAGCGCTTCCTGCGGGCTTCACGTTCAACACCTCCACTGGTGTCATCACCGGTAGTGCAAGTACCGCATTTGGGCCATCGTCATTCACAATTTCCGGAACAGATGGAACTACAACCGCTGTTGCAACAGTTAGCCTCACTGTTACTGCACCCGGTGGCAATGGCGGCGGTTCATCAAACCAGCTCGCAAACACTGGGAGCAAGTCACAACTTCCGGTTGCGTTGATTGGTTTGATGTTCCTGTTCTCTGGAGTAGCTGTGTACAGCGGATCGATAGCTATCCAGCGCCGTAACTCGAACTAA
- a CDS encoding TetR/AcrR family transcriptional regulator → MGMHKTKRKLIDTVIELMNGNPSADVTIHQVLEASNITSGSLYYHFSDFEDLIDHALVDMYGQFAEDVSTRLRLALGVSDSAAEMNANLSPTIDARHMPNLAAMRSARTWIAAQATLRPSLGAKLAPEQQRVTQEIADIVAEAQEKGIAQKVLDPYVVAVFIQSYALGRIVDDLAGGQMDGESWTKFIKHMVSTSLLDIKKQ, encoded by the coding sequence ATGGGAATGCATAAAACCAAACGAAAGCTCATTGACACTGTCATAGAGCTTATGAATGGCAATCCCTCCGCAGACGTCACCATTCATCAGGTTCTCGAAGCTTCTAACATCACAAGCGGCTCTCTGTATTACCATTTTTCAGATTTCGAGGATCTCATTGATCACGCCTTGGTCGATATGTACGGGCAATTTGCAGAGGATGTCAGCACCAGACTGCGTTTAGCACTAGGGGTTTCTGATTCTGCTGCAGAGATGAATGCCAATCTCAGTCCAACCATCGATGCCCGCCATATGCCAAACCTCGCAGCTATGCGTTCTGCAAGAACCTGGATTGCTGCACAGGCGACACTTCGACCTAGCTTGGGAGCCAAATTAGCGCCCGAACAGCAGAGGGTCACTCAAGAAATCGCGGACATCGTTGCTGAGGCTCAAGAAAAGGGCATCGCACAGAAGGTCCTAGATCCCTACGTTGTCGCAGTGTTCATCCAGTCTTATGCTCTGGGTCGTATCGTTGATGATCTCGCTGGTGGGCAAATGGATGGTGAGAGTTGGACCAAATTTATCAAGCACATGGTTTCCACATCACTGCTTGACATAAAAAAGCAATAA